A single genomic interval of Hevea brasiliensis isolate MT/VB/25A 57/8 chromosome 4, ASM3005281v1, whole genome shotgun sequence harbors:
- the LOC110662380 gene encoding DNA polymerase eta isoform X5: protein MLKESPPHSLESIDAEALKSHVLGLKNENGHDAKEKVREWLCRSDTDHREKLLACGAIIVAELRMQVLKATEFTCSAGIAHNKMLAKLTSGMNKPAQQTVVPFSSVKALLDSLPIKKMKQLGGKLGTSLQNDLGVNTVGGLLQFSEEKLQDRYGINTGTWLWNIARGINGEEVQVRLLPKSHGSGKSFPGPRALKTIVSVQHWINQLGDELSERLCFDLEQNKRMAHTLTLHASAYKLSDSDSHKKFPSKSCPLRYGTAKIQEDAFNLFQAGLREYLGSCGVKIQGSNHNGWGITALSVSASKIVAVPSGTCSIMKYFQGQYPSHSSSKQTPDTFIQESAPLSSSGFMSGTESYSELKSAEPQSDYNFPCLDLQGQKISESRDKDSFCSSPKQAKDGFALETSQPTSQPLPSGGESCSAVNQSNSRGCFFRDDTRVILPKLEQQEQKRNALEDKGTILKFFKKSNPSCSKPKLENVGVVQELNLGLEANEVELPKESLLLAECSTNDCRHSLSQNVHREAWHYKIDEIDPSVIDELPQEIQDEVRSWLRPRKRPNTVKQGLTIAHYFPPTKAT from the exons ATGCTAAAAGAAAGTCCTCCGCATAGCTTGGAATCAATAGATGCGGAAGCTCTCAAATCACATGTTTTGGGGCTTAAGAATGAG AATGGACATGATGCGAAAGAAAAGGTAAGGGAGTGGCTATGTAGGAGTGATACTGATCACCGGGAGAAGTTATTAGCTTGTGGGGCCATCATAGTTGCAGAACTTAGAATGCAAGTTTTGAAGGCTACTGAATTTACTTGTTCTGCTGGCATTGCTCATAACAAG ATGCTGGCCAAACTTACAAGTGGTATGAATAAACCTGCACAACAAACTGTTGTGCCCTTCTCATCTGTGAAAGCATTGCTTGATTCGTTGCCAATCAAGAAAAT GAAACAGCTCGGAGGGAAACTGGGGACTTCCTTACAAAATGACCTGGGTGTAAACACTGTTGGAGGCCTGCTGCAGTTTTCAGAGGAGAAGCTACAAGATCGTTATGGCATAAATACAGG TACCTGGTTGTGGAACATTGCTAGAGGGATCAATGGGGAAGAAGTTCAGGTACGCCTTCTTCCTAAGAGCCATGGTTCTGGCAAGTCATTTCCGGGTCCTCGGGCTTTAAAGACAATTGTTTCT GTCCAGCACTGGATCAATCAACTCGGTGACGAGCTCAGTGAACGTCTATGCTTTGATTTGGAACAAAACAAGCGGATGGCACACACCCTTACCTTGCATGCAAGTGCATACAAG TTGAGTGACTCAGATTCACATAAGAAGTTCCCTTCAAAATCTTGCCCTTTGAGGTATGGGACTGCCAAGATTCAAGAAGATGCATTCAACCTGTTTCAAGCTGGATTACGTGAGTATTTGGGCTCGTGTGGAGTAAAAATTCAAGGAAGTAATCACAATGGATGGGGAATAACAGCTCTTTCTGTTTCAGCAAGTAAAATTGTTGCTGTACCTTCT GGAACATGTTCAATCATGAAATATTTTCAAGGCCAGTATCCATCCCACTCATCTTCAAAGCAAACTCCAGATACCTTCATCCAAGAATCTGCACCACTATCGTCATCAG GCTTCATGTCAGGTACTGAAAGCTATTCAGAACTGAAATCAGCTGAGCCACAAAGTGACTATAATTTTCCTTGTTTGGATCTACAAGGACAGAAAATCAGTGAATCGAGAGATAAA GATTCATTTTGCTCTTCGCCCAAACAAGCAAAAGATGGCTTTGCCCTAGAAACTTCACAGCCAACTTCACAGCCATTACCCTCAG GTGGTGAAAGTTGTTCAGCAGTAAACCAAAGCAACTCACGGGGATGTTTCTTTAGGGATGACACTAGGGTTATACTGCCTAAATTAGAACAACAGGAACAGAAAAGAAATGCCTTGGAAGACAAG GGCACAATCCTCAAGTTCTTCAAGAAGAGCAATCCCTCTTGCTCTAAACCAAAACTGGAGAATGTTGGCGTGGTTCAAG AGTTGAATTTAGGTTTAGAAGCGAATGAAGTTGAGCTGCCAAAGGAGAGTCTTCTTCTTGCAGAGTGCAGCACAAATGATTGCAGACATAGTTTAAGTCAGAATGTACATAGAGAAGCATGGCATTACAAGATTGATGAGATTGACCCATCAGTGATTGATGAGTTACCACAAGAAATCCAAGATGAAGTTCGGTCTTGGCTTCGGCCTCGCAAGCGGCCTAATACAGTTAAACAAGGTTTGACCATAGCCCATTATTTCCCTCCAACTAAAGCAACATAG
- the LOC110662380 gene encoding DNA polymerase eta isoform X2 has translation MPLARPESLDSRIIAHIDMDCFYVQVEQRKQPHLRGLPTAVVQYNEWKGGALIAVSYEARKFGVKRSMRGDEAKQVCPQIQLVQVPVARGKADLNAYRNAGSEVVSILARKGRCERASIDEVYLDLTDSAEAMLKESPPHSLESIDAEALKSHVLGLKNENGHDAKEKVREWLCRSDTDHREKLLACGAIIVAELRMQVLKATEFTCSAGIAHNKMLAKLTSGMNKPAQQTVVPFSSVKALLDSLPIKKMKQLGGKLGTSLQNDLGVNTVGGLLQFSEEKLQDRYGINTGTWLWNIARGINGEEVQVRLLPKSHGSGKSFPGPRALKTIVSVQHWINQLGDELSERLCFDLEQNKRMAHTLTLHASAYKLSDSDSHKKFPSKSCPLRYGTAKIQEDAFNLFQAGLREYLGSCGVKIQGSNHNGWGITALSVSASKIVAVPSGTCSIMKYFQGQYPSHSSSKQTPDTFIQESAPLSSSGFMSGTESYSELKSAEPQSDYNFPCLDLQGQKISESRDKDSFCSSPKQAKDGFALETSQPTSQPLPSGGESCSAVNQSNSRGCFFRDDTRVILPKLEQQEQKRNALEDKGTILKFFKKSNPSCSKPKLENVGVVQGLEANEVELPKESLLLAECSTNDCRHSLSQNVHREAWHYKIDEIDPSVIDELPQEIQDEVRSWLRPRKRPNTVKQGLTIAHYFPPTKAT, from the exons ATGCCGCTGGCTAGACCCGAATCATTGGATTCCAGAATCATTGCTCACATTGACATGGATTGCTTCTACGTTCAAG TGGAGCAGCGGAAGCAGCCACATTTAAGGGGTTTGCCTACTGCTGTTGTGCAGTACAATGAGTGGAAAGGTGGAGCTTTGATTGCTGTTAGCTATGAGGCTCGAAAATTTGGAGTGAAGCG ttccaTGCGAGGTGATGAAGCAAAGCAAGTATGCCCTCAAATTCAGTTGGTCCAAGTCCCTGTAGCACGTGGTAAAGCTGACTTGAATGCTTACCGCAATGCTGGTTCTGAG GTGGTTTCCATTCTTGCAAGGAAGGGTCGATGTGAGAGGGCTTCCATTGATGAAGTTTATCTTGATCTTACTGATTCTGCAGAAGCTATGCTAAAAGAAAGTCCTCCGCATAGCTTGGAATCAATAGATGCGGAAGCTCTCAAATCACATGTTTTGGGGCTTAAGAATGAG AATGGACATGATGCGAAAGAAAAGGTAAGGGAGTGGCTATGTAGGAGTGATACTGATCACCGGGAGAAGTTATTAGCTTGTGGGGCCATCATAGTTGCAGAACTTAGAATGCAAGTTTTGAAGGCTACTGAATTTACTTGTTCTGCTGGCATTGCTCATAACAAG ATGCTGGCCAAACTTACAAGTGGTATGAATAAACCTGCACAACAAACTGTTGTGCCCTTCTCATCTGTGAAAGCATTGCTTGATTCGTTGCCAATCAAGAAAAT GAAACAGCTCGGAGGGAAACTGGGGACTTCCTTACAAAATGACCTGGGTGTAAACACTGTTGGAGGCCTGCTGCAGTTTTCAGAGGAGAAGCTACAAGATCGTTATGGCATAAATACAGG TACCTGGTTGTGGAACATTGCTAGAGGGATCAATGGGGAAGAAGTTCAGGTACGCCTTCTTCCTAAGAGCCATGGTTCTGGCAAGTCATTTCCGGGTCCTCGGGCTTTAAAGACAATTGTTTCT GTCCAGCACTGGATCAATCAACTCGGTGACGAGCTCAGTGAACGTCTATGCTTTGATTTGGAACAAAACAAGCGGATGGCACACACCCTTACCTTGCATGCAAGTGCATACAAG TTGAGTGACTCAGATTCACATAAGAAGTTCCCTTCAAAATCTTGCCCTTTGAGGTATGGGACTGCCAAGATTCAAGAAGATGCATTCAACCTGTTTCAAGCTGGATTACGTGAGTATTTGGGCTCGTGTGGAGTAAAAATTCAAGGAAGTAATCACAATGGATGGGGAATAACAGCTCTTTCTGTTTCAGCAAGTAAAATTGTTGCTGTACCTTCT GGAACATGTTCAATCATGAAATATTTTCAAGGCCAGTATCCATCCCACTCATCTTCAAAGCAAACTCCAGATACCTTCATCCAAGAATCTGCACCACTATCGTCATCAG GCTTCATGTCAGGTACTGAAAGCTATTCAGAACTGAAATCAGCTGAGCCACAAAGTGACTATAATTTTCCTTGTTTGGATCTACAAGGACAGAAAATCAGTGAATCGAGAGATAAA GATTCATTTTGCTCTTCGCCCAAACAAGCAAAAGATGGCTTTGCCCTAGAAACTTCACAGCCAACTTCACAGCCATTACCCTCAG GTGGTGAAAGTTGTTCAGCAGTAAACCAAAGCAACTCACGGGGATGTTTCTTTAGGGATGACACTAGGGTTATACTGCCTAAATTAGAACAACAGGAACAGAAAAGAAATGCCTTGGAAGACAAG GGCACAATCCTCAAGTTCTTCAAGAAGAGCAATCCCTCTTGCTCTAAACCAAAACTGGAGAATGTTGGCGTGGTTCAAG GTTTAGAAGCGAATGAAGTTGAGCTGCCAAAGGAGAGTCTTCTTCTTGCAGAGTGCAGCACAAATGATTGCAGACATAGTTTAAGTCAGAATGTACATAGAGAAGCATGGCATTACAAGATTGATGAGATTGACCCATCAGTGATTGATGAGTTACCACAAGAAATCCAAGATGAAGTTCGGTCTTGGCTTCGGCCTCGCAAGCGGCCTAATACAGTTAAACAAGGTTTGACCATAGCCCATTATTTCCCTCCAACTAAAGCAACATAG